One genomic segment of Roseivirga misakiensis includes these proteins:
- a CDS encoding RHS repeat domain-containing protein, whose product MKTVFKNFLKSTLILAMSALSVVPMLGQEMPNVIPPSPEAASIVGYGNTGVNFYTGSPSLSIPIHTASSKGYSLPVSLSYSGFGGIKVEQIAPWVGLGWSLNAGGVVSRTVRGRADDLGGGYQALAALPNLSSSTIALYQDYADGDLDAEPDEYNYNAGGMSGTFYINKSKQVVEKVKSNAKITPIFAGNVVTRFEITSASGTVYVFAEQERSKSFEVGENQAAISYYTSSWYLTQVKNQDGYSLMTLTYHDWSGTTNQLKNVSYYPLSELPLGVWFGPQHMRKSWSYTEAKRIKEISFDHGKILFNRSTVKRQDHLNDYRLDNIEVKDENNVLVKKFQFYYSYFTPTGTASINSSTTNITFQGLNTGDFERRLRLDEVKEFGNDGVTSNPGHVFTYNTNYYLPSRYSFAQDHWGYYNGKTGNTSPEPFQTVSYYDGWSILRTASMGTADRDPSASHAQAGVLTKVTYPTGGHTAFTFEGHVAYDPSSSSNKNVGGLRVDAIVDHDGIDASNDVRREYYYNLNGDNGSSNSTGYVVNEPKYGGQEVLNLSTSAPNVNMIPNGYRRTIPSTQPLMTTNGAEVGYGKVTVRTIGSSNNGKTEYYFTTADDYSDFYDGYYYFPLNGESFLTLGNVTTGRSFPYPRVDSRDYIRGLLTKQIDYRWTGSTYHKVKEVENIYAGTYEAPSSNLEPFDTNTYFPSNTVSANYPFNFTSVEGAIWKPGVHNHFKRYRIYSGRVDLQKTITKTYNLGSNSTQFTTETTNFWDDLSTNRFQVSRTQTKDSENNTHETRYYYPYDQSSLSGLTTTERNNLNAMVSSKNMLGTVVQQEQYRGSTKLSTTRTNFGNYSGYYLPSSIEAAKGTGSLETRVTFHQYDSHGNLLGVSKDGGAQQRYIYGYDNQLPTAQVVGATSNSHIGYSSFEQNGHGNLLYSGPSYTDANAPSGTKYYRLSTGSIQKTGLSSGITYRVSYYAKSGTVYVNGSTISSSGTFLNANGWRYYEKTFSGVSSITIGGSAYIDEVRIYPADAQMTTYTYSPMYGVTSQVDANHIAVKYQYDKFGRLELVKDLDGKVLQAYQYKYQATTSN is encoded by the coding sequence ATGAAAACCGTTTTCAAGAATTTTCTTAAAAGCACACTGATTTTAGCTATGAGTGCGCTTTCAGTAGTTCCAATGCTAGGCCAAGAAATGCCGAATGTAATTCCTCCATCACCAGAGGCGGCGTCGATTGTTGGTTATGGAAATACCGGAGTTAACTTCTATACTGGCTCCCCTTCTCTTTCTATTCCCATTCATACGGCCAGTTCAAAAGGCTACAGTCTTCCTGTCAGTTTATCTTATTCTGGCTTTGGCGGAATTAAAGTAGAACAAATAGCCCCATGGGTAGGTCTTGGTTGGAGCCTGAATGCTGGCGGTGTGGTTTCTAGAACTGTTAGAGGTAGAGCTGATGATTTAGGTGGAGGGTATCAAGCCCTAGCAGCGCTGCCCAATTTGAGTAGTTCTACTATTGCCCTTTATCAAGATTATGCTGATGGTGACCTTGATGCAGAACCAGATGAGTACAACTACAATGCGGGGGGCATGAGTGGTACATTTTATATCAACAAGTCAAAACAAGTTGTTGAAAAAGTAAAATCTAACGCGAAGATTACTCCAATCTTTGCTGGTAATGTTGTGACACGATTCGAAATCACCAGTGCCAGCGGTACTGTTTATGTTTTTGCAGAACAGGAAAGAAGTAAATCTTTTGAAGTCGGAGAAAACCAAGCCGCAATTAGTTACTACACGAGTAGCTGGTACTTGACGCAAGTAAAAAATCAAGATGGATATTCGCTCATGACCCTTACTTACCATGACTGGAGTGGAACAACCAATCAATTGAAAAATGTTAGCTACTACCCGCTTAGCGAATTGCCTTTGGGTGTATGGTTTGGACCACAGCACATGCGGAAATCATGGAGTTATACGGAGGCCAAAAGAATTAAGGAAATCAGTTTTGATCATGGAAAAATACTCTTCAATCGCTCGACGGTAAAGCGTCAAGACCATTTAAATGATTACCGTTTAGACAATATTGAGGTGAAAGATGAGAATAATGTCTTGGTAAAGAAGTTTCAGTTTTACTACAGCTATTTTACACCTACAGGAACTGCATCCATCAATTCTTCAACAACGAATATAACTTTTCAAGGGCTGAACACCGGTGATTTTGAAAGAAGGCTTAGGTTAGATGAGGTTAAGGAATTTGGAAATGATGGCGTGACAAGTAATCCTGGTCATGTATTTACATACAATACAAATTATTACCTTCCGAGTAGATACTCTTTTGCGCAAGATCATTGGGGTTACTATAATGGTAAAACTGGAAATACCAGTCCAGAACCTTTCCAAACTGTATCTTATTACGATGGTTGGTCAATTCTGAGAACAGCCTCCATGGGTACCGCCGATAGAGATCCGAGTGCATCTCATGCACAGGCGGGTGTACTCACCAAAGTAACCTATCCTACAGGAGGGCATACGGCATTTACCTTTGAAGGACATGTGGCGTATGACCCATCTTCTAGTTCTAATAAAAATGTTGGAGGCCTTCGCGTCGATGCTATTGTTGATCATGATGGTATTGATGCTTCCAATGATGTCAGAAGAGAATATTATTATAATCTTAACGGTGATAATGGGTCGTCCAATTCGACTGGTTATGTAGTCAATGAACCGAAGTATGGTGGTCAGGAAGTACTCAATTTGTCTACTTCTGCGCCAAATGTAAATATGATACCTAATGGTTATAGAAGAACTATTCCTTCTACGCAACCGCTGATGACAACAAATGGTGCTGAAGTTGGCTACGGTAAGGTTACTGTTCGTACGATAGGTTCTTCAAACAATGGTAAAACTGAGTATTACTTTACCACAGCTGACGATTACAGTGATTTTTATGATGGTTATTACTACTTTCCACTGAACGGTGAAAGTTTTCTGACCTTAGGAAATGTTACTACCGGCAGAAGCTTTCCTTATCCAAGGGTAGATTCAAGAGATTACATTCGTGGCTTGCTCACTAAACAGATTGATTATCGATGGACAGGAAGTACCTACCATAAAGTAAAGGAGGTCGAAAATATCTATGCGGGAACTTACGAAGCACCTAGTAGCAATCTGGAGCCTTTTGATACAAATACATACTTCCCATCTAATACAGTTTCTGCGAACTATCCTTTCAATTTCACTTCAGTAGAGGGTGCTATTTGGAAACCAGGTGTTCACAACCATTTCAAACGTTACCGCATCTATTCTGGTCGAGTTGATTTACAGAAGACAATTACTAAAACTTATAATTTAGGAAGCAACTCTACTCAATTTACAACGGAGACGACCAATTTCTGGGATGATTTATCAACAAATCGTTTTCAAGTATCAAGGACTCAGACTAAGGATAGCGAAAACAATACACATGAGACGCGATACTATTATCCTTATGACCAATCGAGTCTATCAGGATTGACCACCACTGAAAGGAACAATTTAAATGCTATGGTAAGTAGCAAAAATATGTTAGGTACTGTGGTGCAGCAAGAACAATACAGGGGGAGTACAAAGCTATCCACTACTAGAACCAATTTTGGTAATTATAGTGGTTATTACTTGCCTTCAAGTATCGAGGCAGCCAAAGGGACAGGTAGCTTGGAAACGAGAGTTACTTTTCATCAATATGATAGCCATGGTAATTTGCTTGGTGTGTCGAAAGATGGCGGTGCACAACAACGCTATATATACGGCTATGATAATCAGTTGCCAACCGCTCAAGTAGTGGGGGCGACCAGCAATAGCCACATTGGTTACTCCAGTTTTGAGCAAAATGGGCATGGAAATCTTTTATACTCTGGCCCAAGCTACACCGACGCCAATGCACCTTCTGGTACCAAATATTACCGTTTGTCTACAGGGTCAATTCAAAAAACCGGTCTTAGTAGTGGAATCACGTATAGGGTTAGTTACTACGCGAAAAGTGGTACTGTTTATGTAAACGGTTCGACCATTTCGAGTTCTGGCACCTTCTTAAATGCTAACGGTTGGCGTTATTACGAAAAAACATTTTCGGGTGTAAGTTCTATCACGATTGGGGGTAGTGCCTACATCGATGAAGTCAGGATTTACCCGGCTGATGCACAAATGACAACCTATACCTACTCGCCCATGTACGGGGTGACTTCTCAGGTTGATGCTAATCATATAGCGGTGAAATACCAATACGACAAATTTGGTCGCCTGGAACTTGTCAAAGATCTGGATGGCAAGGTGTTACAAGCTTATCAGTATAAGTACCAAGCAACTACCTCTAACTAA
- a CDS encoding GumC domain-containing protein, whose product MKYLLVTFLLVTIASPPLLGQSVPDWKPKTKVLNRLLSKMRKVNTELGRDLLVLDQKGSLSKDSIASKNAGSIDSLKVLDSLGQISPLREELNELQSEYEFAMGQEEAILLNKQIEELKVELDLFESNQHWLEDLKQTNGIEIPESLLAKKEEYLGIVNQYKTKIQNLDKSLESYISNHPTVKALKEEYLNGKALEASSLRDNAQNFQTGEFIKEVLQDRFGGTEEEIGQLITEKLASATSEVEQLKQKYSDFTEGDALEFLDGESPSFSLAERLVYGGNFSLNRDRPASLDIALNLGVAISPKLELGVGLSYRSNLGTALDEIDLSSLGWGYRTYLDFSIWKGFFIEGAFEGYKGETSHRESINNNEFPGSIPWRSTALIGLGKNQSLGKKTVARFAILYDLNQPNSQYNNPLVVRFGLFFNNRNN is encoded by the coding sequence ATGAAGTACTTGTTAGTTACTTTTCTTTTGGTGACTATCGCTAGTCCACCTTTACTTGGTCAATCTGTGCCAGATTGGAAACCAAAGACTAAGGTATTGAATCGGTTGTTGAGTAAAATGAGAAAAGTCAACACTGAACTCGGTAGAGATTTGTTGGTCTTGGATCAAAAAGGCAGTCTGAGCAAAGATTCTATTGCTAGCAAAAATGCTGGGTCTATCGATAGCCTTAAGGTGTTAGATAGTCTTGGTCAAATATCACCACTTCGGGAAGAACTTAATGAATTACAATCTGAGTACGAATTTGCCATGGGTCAAGAAGAAGCCATTCTTCTGAACAAGCAAATAGAGGAGCTCAAAGTCGAACTCGACCTATTCGAATCTAACCAACATTGGCTAGAAGATTTGAAACAGACCAATGGCATTGAGATTCCTGAATCTCTGTTGGCGAAAAAGGAGGAGTATTTGGGAATTGTTAATCAATACAAAACCAAGATTCAGAATCTGGACAAATCGCTTGAAAGTTACATATCGAATCATCCAACAGTAAAGGCATTAAAGGAGGAATATTTGAATGGTAAAGCTTTAGAGGCATCTTCATTGAGAGATAACGCTCAGAATTTTCAAACTGGAGAATTTATCAAAGAAGTTTTGCAAGATCGATTTGGCGGAACCGAAGAAGAGATTGGTCAATTGATTACTGAAAAATTGGCTTCTGCGACTTCTGAAGTCGAACAACTCAAGCAAAAATATTCAGACTTTACCGAGGGAGACGCTTTAGAGTTTTTAGATGGTGAATCACCTTCTTTCTCATTGGCCGAAAGACTTGTTTACGGAGGTAATTTTTCTCTCAATAGAGATCGTCCTGCCTCTTTAGATATTGCCTTGAATTTAGGAGTTGCTATAAGTCCTAAATTAGAGTTAGGTGTCGGTCTTTCTTACAGATCAAATCTTGGTACCGCATTAGATGAGATAGATTTAAGTTCTCTCGGCTGGGGGTATCGCACCTACCTAGATTTTTCAATCTGGAAAGGCTTTTTCATAGAGGGAGCCTTTGAGGGGTATAAAGGAGAAACTTCACACAGAGAATCTATTAATAACAATGAGTTCCCAGGGTCGATACCTTGGCGATCCACAGCGCTCATTGGTTTAGGTAAAAACCAATCTTTAGGCAAAAAGACCGTAGCGCGCTTTGCCATTTTATATGACTTAAATCAGCCGAATAGCCAGTATAATAATCCACTGGTAGTTCGATTTGGTCTGTTTTTCAACAATCGAAATAACTAA
- a CDS encoding helix-turn-helix domain-containing protein has protein sequence MDILLNQLVYFGFLQCVFLLGIYAFSSKARTNINPYLVVLLVVLFIGLLGRTLYALGLFGGTYRLIALSEYATFLFGPTVYLFTRYSLTVKRLSKADLVHYLPAFVYAIVFSSYYMFSSSALIQERLQNGQLYWAVVIFMGAGLLVNGCYWALSVRLYRDFTRSTMDELSFAVKLRFLKSFLVSVGACLLVWLTIYLVGAFGQSWLEREVRPFIWLAIAYIILFISYYNIKEPSIFKVGHLMTPKKYIQSKLSLTELEMLKTKLEKVMTEKKPYLNRNLMKADLAEMLGVNSPDVARLLNEQIGMNFFEYVNYFRIKEFIALASTEKAKTLTFFGLAQEAGFNSKTTFNKSFKKIMGTSPRQYFTEKLG, from the coding sequence ATGGATATCCTATTAAACCAATTGGTGTATTTCGGCTTTTTGCAATGCGTATTCCTGCTCGGAATTTATGCTTTTTCATCAAAAGCTAGAACGAATATCAACCCTTACCTGGTTGTTCTTTTAGTAGTGCTGTTTATCGGTTTGCTTGGAAGAACTTTATATGCTTTGGGTTTATTTGGAGGAACCTACCGTCTGATCGCTTTATCGGAATATGCGACCTTTTTGTTCGGGCCAACGGTATACCTTTTTACAAGGTATTCACTAACGGTGAAGCGATTGAGTAAGGCAGATTTAGTCCATTATTTACCAGCATTCGTCTATGCGATCGTTTTTTCAAGTTATTACATGTTTTCGTCTTCTGCGCTGATTCAAGAAAGGTTGCAAAATGGACAATTGTATTGGGCTGTTGTGATATTTATGGGTGCTGGACTTTTAGTCAACGGATGCTATTGGGCACTGAGCGTTAGATTATATCGAGACTTTACTCGTTCAACTATGGATGAGTTGAGTTTTGCCGTCAAGTTACGTTTTCTTAAAAGCTTCCTGGTTTCTGTTGGTGCTTGTTTGTTAGTTTGGCTGACCATTTACCTTGTTGGAGCCTTTGGACAAAGCTGGCTAGAACGTGAGGTTCGTCCATTTATCTGGCTTGCCATTGCCTATATAATTCTGTTTATTTCTTATTACAACATTAAGGAGCCATCGATTTTTAAGGTAGGGCATTTGATGACTCCCAAGAAGTATATTCAGTCGAAACTGTCGCTAACTGAACTGGAGATGTTAAAGACTAAGCTTGAAAAAGTCATGACTGAGAAAAAGCCTTATCTCAACAGAAATTTAATGAAGGCAGATCTTGCTGAAATGCTCGGAGTCAATAGTCCTGATGTAGCGCGCTTACTCAATGAGCAGATTGGTATGAACTTTTTCGAGTATGTGAATTATTTCCGAATCAAAGAGTTCATTGCATTAGCAAGTACCGAAAAAGCTAAAACACTTACTTTCTTCGGTTTAGCACAAGAGGCAGGTTTTAATTCCAAAACCACCTTCAATAAGTCATTCAAAAAGATAATGGGGACATCTCCGAGGCAGTATTTTACGGAGAAGCTGGGTTAA
- a CDS encoding toxin-antitoxin system YwqK family antitoxin, producing MRKSLLLLLIFTLFGTLGLAQTKKQKKNKSKEETEKPNIRYEKGIVDTIPDAELKKKKNYYFGARTRKAYTRIDGQTNTTFEIFNVLRGPAKVDNYVRNIYYHDFKKGQIIKVEGRGQTLNRVLHGPYKMTVDDIVVAEGMYYYGSKHGTWLYQKRDSTLYAKEHFHKGWFKDSKITYYDEVQKTKIKEVIPYQYGKKEGEYYLFFESGNVAVRGRYVFDKKVGLWDEFHNLPGVVRYKKQIQYPEQFYLKDFKPYVKIEWNRNSTVVYRSEDENQ from the coding sequence ATGAGAAAGTCACTTCTCCTTTTATTGATATTTACCCTCTTCGGTACACTTGGCTTAGCTCAAACCAAGAAGCAAAAGAAAAACAAGTCCAAAGAAGAGACAGAAAAACCTAACATCCGTTACGAAAAAGGGATTGTGGATACGATTCCCGATGCTGAGCTCAAAAAGAAAAAGAATTATTATTTCGGGGCACGAACGCGTAAAGCCTACACCCGAATAGACGGCCAAACGAATACCACCTTCGAGATTTTTAATGTCTTGCGAGGACCAGCCAAAGTGGATAACTACGTCAGAAACATTTACTATCACGACTTTAAGAAGGGACAAATCATAAAAGTTGAAGGTCGAGGCCAAACGCTCAATAGAGTATTACATGGCCCTTATAAAATGACGGTCGATGACATTGTGGTCGCTGAGGGCATGTACTATTATGGTAGCAAACACGGCACATGGCTTTATCAAAAAAGAGACTCAACGCTTTATGCCAAAGAGCACTTTCATAAAGGCTGGTTCAAAGATTCCAAAATCACTTATTATGACGAAGTCCAAAAGACCAAGATCAAAGAGGTAATCCCCTATCAATACGGAAAAAAAGAGGGCGAATATTATCTCTTTTTTGAAAGTGGAAATGTAGCGGTAAGAGGAAGGTACGTGTTTGATAAAAAAGTCGGTCTTTGGGATGAATTCCACAATCTACCAGGGGTGGTCAGGTATAAGAAACAAATTCAATACCCAGAACAGTTCTATTTAAAGGACTTTAAACCTTATGTCAAGATCGAATGGAATAGAAACTCAACTGTTGTCTATAGGTCTGAAGACGAGAATCAATAA
- a CDS encoding YraN family protein — protein MQTFGKKGEDIACDFLEEIGYEIISRNYRFKRSEIDIICNGEGLLIFVEVKTRTSRAFGQPETFVSESQQIAINSGAEEYLTQSNWLGDIRFDVVSVILNKDESETFHIKDAFY, from the coding sequence ATGCAAACGTTTGGTAAAAAAGGAGAGGATATTGCCTGTGATTTTCTAGAGGAGATTGGTTACGAAATTATCTCAAGAAACTATCGTTTTAAGCGTTCCGAAATAGACATTATTTGTAACGGGGAAGGGCTTTTGATATTTGTGGAGGTGAAGACAAGAACCAGCCGAGCCTTTGGTCAACCCGAGACTTTCGTTTCGGAATCGCAGCAAATCGCAATTAATTCAGGGGCAGAAGAATACTTGACTCAATCGAATTGGTTGGGTGATATTCGTTTTGATGTAGTTAGTGTAATCCTTAATAAAGATGAATCAGAGACTTTTCACATTAAAGATGCTTTTTATTGA
- the pgi gene encoding glucose-6-phosphate isomerase, which produces MLPSTNPTKTSSWQKLVDHHDKMKDVHMKDLFQEDQDRFKKFSLQFNDILVDFSKNIITDETLALLKSLAQDCKVKAAIEAMFNGEEINQTEGRAVLHTALRNRSNRPILVDRVDVMPQVNMALAKMKSFANKITGGEWLGYTNNPITTIVNIGIGGSDLGPVMVVEALKPYATHGITSHFVSNVDGSHIAEVLKHVNAEETLFMIASKTFTTQETMTNAHTAREWFLSQGAKEADIAKHFVALSTNAESVKAFGIDENNMFEFWDWVGGRYSLWSSIGLSIACTIGFDNFEELLEGAFEMDEHFQTTSLDENLPVLLALIGIWYGNFFGSESEAILPYDQYMHRFAAYFQQGNMESNGKFVDRNGDKVSYQTGPVVWGEPGTNGQHAFYQLIHQGTKLIPCDFMAPAISHNQIGDHHEKLLSNFFAQTEALMMGKSREEVEKELSAQGKSADEIKAIAPFKVFEGNRPTNSILFKKLTPKVLGSLVAMYEHKIFVQGVIWNIFSFDQWGVELGKVLAKKILPELNHNEEIAEHDASTNGLINTYKAMRN; this is translated from the coding sequence ATGCTTCCTTCAACCAACCCCACAAAAACTTCCAGCTGGCAAAAATTAGTCGACCATCATGATAAGATGAAAGACGTGCACATGAAGGACCTTTTTCAAGAAGACCAAGATCGATTCAAGAAGTTCTCCTTGCAATTCAATGATATTTTAGTCGACTTTTCGAAGAATATAATTACTGATGAAACATTGGCTTTGTTGAAATCTTTAGCTCAAGACTGTAAAGTAAAAGCCGCGATTGAAGCCATGTTTAATGGTGAGGAGATCAATCAAACTGAAGGAAGAGCAGTATTACACACGGCTTTACGTAACCGATCGAATAGACCAATTTTAGTCGATCGAGTAGATGTAATGCCGCAAGTGAATATGGCCTTGGCTAAAATGAAATCCTTTGCCAATAAAATTACAGGTGGCGAATGGCTGGGATATACCAACAACCCTATCACCACTATTGTAAACATTGGGATCGGAGGGTCAGACTTGGGCCCAGTAATGGTCGTTGAAGCACTAAAACCATACGCAACTCATGGTATAACCTCACATTTCGTGTCAAATGTAGATGGAAGTCACATAGCAGAAGTATTAAAGCACGTAAATGCGGAAGAGACGCTATTCATGATTGCCTCCAAAACATTTACAACGCAAGAGACCATGACCAACGCCCATACAGCTAGGGAATGGTTTTTATCTCAGGGTGCCAAAGAAGCTGATATTGCCAAACACTTCGTTGCCCTATCAACCAATGCTGAATCAGTCAAAGCTTTCGGCATTGACGAGAATAATATGTTCGAATTTTGGGACTGGGTTGGTGGTCGATATTCACTTTGGTCTTCTATCGGCCTTTCAATTGCCTGCACCATTGGCTTCGATAACTTTGAAGAACTCCTGGAAGGGGCCTTTGAAATGGATGAGCATTTTCAAACAACCTCACTCGACGAAAATCTTCCTGTTTTATTGGCATTAATAGGCATATGGTATGGCAACTTCTTTGGTAGCGAATCAGAAGCAATTCTCCCATATGATCAGTATATGCATCGTTTCGCTGCCTATTTCCAACAAGGAAATATGGAAAGCAATGGAAAATTTGTCGACAGAAATGGAGATAAAGTAAGCTATCAAACAGGCCCTGTAGTTTGGGGCGAGCCTGGCACAAACGGACAGCATGCTTTCTACCAATTGATCCACCAAGGGACCAAACTCATTCCATGTGATTTTATGGCACCAGCAATAAGTCACAACCAAATTGGCGATCACCACGAAAAATTATTATCGAATTTCTTTGCCCAAACAGAGGCTCTGATGATGGGGAAATCAAGAGAAGAAGTGGAAAAAGAGCTTTCGGCTCAAGGCAAGTCAGCAGATGAAATTAAGGCTATAGCCCCTTTCAAAGTATTCGAAGGAAATCGCCCAACCAATAGCATTCTGTTTAAAAAGCTTACCCCAAAAGTATTAGGTAGTCTTGTCGCTATGTATGAGCATAAAATCTTTGTTCAGGGGGTAATTTGGAATATCTTTAGCTTCGATCAGTGGGGCGTAGAACTTGGCAAAGTCTTGGCCAAAAAGATACTTCCTGAGCTGAATCATAATGAGGAAATTGCTGAACATGATGCTTCAACAAATGGACTCATTAATACCTACAAAGCAATGCGAAACTAA
- a CDS encoding type I phosphomannose isomerase catalytic subunit translates to MSQKNYLYPLKFDTIFKEKIWGGTKIKDVLQKDFSPLKNCGETWEISGVPGNLSVVSEGNLKGNTLPDLIDTYKEELVGSKVYEQYGNEFPLLVKFIDAAQDLSIQVHPDDKLAKARHNSLGKSEMWYVFQADKGAKLISGFNKNTNQEEYLEHLNSGRLTEILNEEEVEAGDCFYLPAGRVHTIGKGLLLAEIQQSSDVTYRIYDFDRVDDEGNKRELHTEEALDALDYKYYSDYKTPYQKSVNEAVPLVESQYFQTNLLDFSTGIIREHYERDSFVIYTCVAGEAEISTQGHNAKICMGNAVLVPKKFPEVHIRTKSGFKMLETFMP, encoded by the coding sequence ATGAGCCAAAAGAATTACCTATATCCTCTCAAGTTCGATACTATTTTCAAAGAAAAAATTTGGGGTGGCACTAAGATTAAAGACGTACTTCAAAAAGATTTTTCACCCTTAAAAAACTGCGGGGAAACTTGGGAAATCTCTGGAGTTCCTGGCAACCTCTCTGTGGTATCAGAAGGTAATTTAAAAGGTAACACTCTTCCGGACTTAATCGATACTTATAAAGAAGAGCTCGTTGGGTCAAAAGTTTATGAGCAATATGGAAATGAGTTTCCATTGCTCGTTAAGTTCATTGACGCTGCTCAAGATTTATCTATACAGGTGCATCCTGATGATAAACTTGCCAAAGCGCGACACAACTCTCTTGGAAAGTCTGAAATGTGGTATGTTTTTCAGGCCGATAAAGGTGCAAAATTGATTAGTGGATTCAACAAAAACACAAATCAAGAAGAATACCTTGAACACCTCAATAGCGGTAGACTAACCGAAATCCTAAATGAAGAGGAAGTGGAAGCTGGTGACTGTTTTTATCTACCAGCGGGTCGGGTACACACGATCGGTAAAGGTTTATTGCTTGCTGAAATCCAACAATCCTCAGACGTCACCTATCGCATCTACGATTTCGACCGAGTAGATGATGAAGGCAATAAGCGAGAACTACATACTGAAGAAGCACTAGACGCACTAGACTATAAGTACTATTCGGATTATAAAACTCCGTACCAAAAAAGCGTAAACGAAGCAGTACCTTTGGTAGAGTCACAGTACTTTCAAACCAACTTACTGGACTTTTCAACAGGTATCATTCGAGAGCATTATGAGAGAGACTCCTTTGTCATCTATACCTGCGTAGCTGGGGAAGCCGAAATCAGCACACAGGGTCATAATGCAAAAATTTGTATGGGAAATGCTGTTTTAGTACCAAAAAAGTTTCCTGAAGTTCATATACGCACCAAATCAGGTTTTAAAATGTTGGAAACTTTCATGCCATAG
- the lipB gene encoding lipoyl(octanoyl) transferase LipB — protein MSIHINKTVEVIDLGTDDYKCVWDYQESVFKKTVDRKILNRKIEHPEERLTTDNYLIFCQHPHVYTLGKSGSIENLLLDEQGLKDHYAQFYRINRGGDITYHGPGQLVAYPILDLDNFFNDIHKYLRLLEEAVILTLNDFGISAGRIDGLTGVWIDFEKGAQEPRKICAMGVKSSRWVTMHGLALNVNTDLSYFEHIVPCGIDDKAVTSMNKELGEYVDMSEVQIKLTNHLSEVFGMHIKPHEV, from the coding sequence ATGAGTATTCATATTAATAAGACAGTTGAAGTAATAGACCTAGGTACTGATGATTACAAGTGTGTATGGGATTATCAGGAATCGGTGTTTAAAAAAACGGTTGATCGCAAGATTTTAAACCGCAAAATTGAGCACCCTGAAGAAAGGCTGACGACGGACAACTATCTTATTTTTTGTCAACACCCTCATGTTTATACTCTTGGGAAGAGTGGATCTATAGAGAATTTGCTCCTTGATGAACAAGGACTGAAAGATCACTATGCTCAATTTTATCGGATTAATAGAGGCGGTGATATCACTTATCACGGTCCAGGGCAACTTGTTGCCTATCCAATCTTAGACTTAGACAACTTTTTTAATGACATTCACAAGTATTTAAGACTGCTTGAAGAAGCCGTTATCCTAACCCTAAATGATTTCGGAATCTCAGCGGGAAGAATTGATGGACTCACTGGTGTGTGGATCGATTTCGAAAAAGGAGCTCAAGAACCTCGAAAGATTTGTGCGATGGGCGTTAAGTCTAGCAGATGGGTGACAATGCACGGCCTAGCACTCAACGTAAATACCGATCTTTCCTATTTTGAGCATATTGTACCCTGCGGGATAGACGACAAAGCAGTGACTTCCATGAACAAAGAGCTTGGTGAATACGTAGATATGTCGGAAGTTCAAATTAAACTGACCAACCACCTGTCTGAGGTCTTTGGAATGCACATTAAACCCCATGAAGTCTAA